Proteins encoded within one genomic window of Trichomycterus rosablanca isolate fTriRos1 chromosome 7, fTriRos1.hap1, whole genome shotgun sequence:
- the hps4 gene encoding Hermansky-Pudlak syndrome 4 protein encodes MAETAWTETRRCSCFFLYDRSKVQGEGDLTRAGIYYFYPEDTPLDQQELVCGQLAGVSRCVSEISSSPVRLLRLRKSKYAIRMRDDFLWVLSGSEIPDRSLCEFLDQLINLFSFYNGPVRRSYQLHSQAELALRWARYLSHLQGGTTELYHIFSCLRTIDYTQIDPLLLLKAALILQACQRCPLVLAGCILYRGRVVSTQMRPELTMKIMVHETEMYSQDLGMSASTSQTTPSSSTMTTRVFLTPSELHTLRCLPVNTSSSSQSPAESPPKPRLLSRTLSDLPAADDLDRAHSPPLSSQTQRSSPGSSLSDEACFSPCLSLASTPNHSDSTERDSNESHDRHSLTSGMLLYEGLGGTDEDRERAQNDVTDGYQNDLAHRKDNERERSDGSGEGAEDEGRERTRGMDGVRMDSERDAALEPILLYQHRVRGLVLALLVEQDFSTHPSAQEDVYHSSLASLNGLEAHLRTIPPLTVGPQGPYTFAHYDCIQKTLITNVCNRSAVPQDRQFVKSTALLHSQFALTDSLQEAIIRNAGCAVYATRTTAQETFFLQQGLNSRNSGVPNAQDSAFSLPSKARHRLLKHGVNLL; translated from the exons ATGGCTGAGACGGCGTGGACCGAAACGAGGCG GTGCAGTTGTTTCTTCCTCTATGATCGCTCCAAGGTGCAGGGAGAGGGAGACCTGACCCGTGCTGGGATTTACTATTTCTACCCTGAAGAT ACGCCTTTAGACCAGCAGGAACTAGTCTGTGGGCAGTTGGCTGGTGTGAGTCGCTGTGTTTCAGAGATCTCATCATCTCCTGTCCGTCTGCTCCGTCTGCGCAAGAGCAAATACGCCATCCGCATGAGAGACGACTTCCTCTGG gttctgagtggatcagaaattCCGGACAggagtctgtgtgagtttctggATCAGCTGATCAATCTGTTCAGTTTCTACAACGGTCCGGTTCGACGCAGCTATCAG CTGCACAGTCAGGCCGAGCTGGCACTGCGCTGGGCGCGCTATCTATCCCACCTGCAGGGCGGCACCACTGAGCTCTACCACATCTTTAGCTGTCTGAGAACCATCGACTATACACAA ATTGATCCGTTGTTGTTGCTGAAAGCGGCTCTGATTCTGCAGGCGTGCCAGCGTTGTCCTCTGGTGTTAGCCGGCTGTATCCTCTACCGCGGCAG agTGGTGAGCACACAGATGCGTCCAGAACTGACGATGAAGATAATGGTGCATGAAACGGAGATGTACAGCCAG GATCTCGGGATGTCAGCCAGTACGTCTCAGACCACGCCCTCTTCCAGCACCATGACAACCCGAGTGTTCCTGACCCCTTCTGAACTTCACACACTGCGCTGTTTACCAGTAAACACCTCCTCTAG TTCTCAATCTCCTGCCGAGAGTCCACCGAAGCCCCGCCTCCTTTCTCGCACACTGTCCGACCTGCCAGCCGCTGATGATCTCGACCGCGCCCACTCCCCACCTCTGTCCAGTCAGACCCAGCGGTCCTCACCTGGCTCCTCCTTGTCGGACGAAGCGTGTTTCAGCCCGTGCCTGTCGTTAGCGAGCACGCCAAATCATTCCGACTCTACAGAAAGAGACTCCAACGAGTCACATGACCGTCACAGCTTGACCTCCGGGATGCTTCTGTATGAGGGGTTAGGAGGTACAGATGAGGATCGTGAGCGGGCGCAGAATGATGTTACTGATGGATACCAAAATGACCTCGCCCACAGGAAGGACAACGAGAGGGAGAGGAGCGACGGGTCTGGAGAGGGGGCAGAAGACGAGGGCAGAGAGAGGACGCGTGGCATGGATGGTGTGAGGATGGATTCGGAGCGTGATGCAGCTCTGGAGCCCATTTTACTGTATCAGCACCGGGTCAGAGGGCTCGTACTGGCCCTGCTGGTAGAGCAGGACTTCAGCACACACCCCAGTGCCCAAGAGGATGTG taccaCAGCAGTCTGGCGTCTCTAAACGGACTAGAAGCTCACCTGAGGACGATTCCTCCTTTGACTGTGGGCCCTCAGGGGCCGTACACCTTCGCCCACTATGACTGCATCCAGAAGACTCTCATCA cgAATGTATGTAATCGCTCTGCTGTACCCCAGGATCGACAGTTTGTGAAATCCACGGCTCTGCTGCACTCACAATTTGCACTTACAGACTCTCTGCAGGAGGCCATAATCAG GAATGCTGGCTGTGCCGTATACGCTACACGCACCACAGCACAGGAGACCTTCTTCCTCCAGCAGGGTCTGAACTCAAGGAATTCTGGGGTACCGAACGCCCAAGACAGCGCCTTCTCTCTGCCCAGTAAAGCTCGTCATCGTTTACTCAAACACGGAGTCAACCtgctctga
- the LOC134317953 gene encoding cytochrome c oxidase subunit 6A, mitochondrial, translated as MALLGRFSSSLLRSVCQVQNRQLSAVAHGDQGAKTWKLLTFLVALPGVGVCMLNMFLKHHSHDNPEFVPYTHLRIRSKRFPWGDGNKSLFHNSHVNALPDGYEGHEE; from the exons ATGGCGTTGCTGGGTCGCTTCTCTTCCTCTCTCCTGCGCTCTGTGTGCCAGGTACAGAACCGCCAGCTGTCCGCTGTAGCTCATGGAGATCAAGGAG CAAAGACTTGGAAGTTGCTGACGTTCTTGGTGGCTCTGCCCGGCGTTGGTGTTTGCATGCTGAACATGTTCCTGAAGCACCACAGCCACGACAACCCAGAGTTCGTCCCCTACACTCACCTGCGTATCCGCAGCAAG CGTTTCCCATGGGGTGACGGGAacaaatcactcttccacaacTCCCACGTGAACGCCCTGCCCGACGGTTATGAGGGCCACGAAGAGTAA